A stretch of the Sulfuricurvum sp. genome encodes the following:
- a CDS encoding LamG domain-containing protein: MSIFRLLLLIAIAYSTGVGDDVCSPNFRYTFSATSTTYNYSQSDSISGNGNTDKFYFNTTTAGRLDISITGNVAFSGSQNSATCPTSSGGVTNATYSFMFPGDVNLMVYNTRNGKQTYTISATFTPIIPRAEYRMDRCHWNSTDTFTDQGGTYTGTANSLLVNSGKVCQGGDFSTDGNTDYVNLPSSLLSGVSDLTLSFWIKASSTGGRQQIIDGVRATPLNLLNPFVDEFGVYLNSNNQLGVSVKDTSQTFSLNTNELTNSTWDHIALTRSGSNVCLYINGSQKSCKTYPTGSLNIDSNQLVLGQRYSYSSLLILFSHLYFDKTYDYQGIMDEMTVFNSAFTASQIQSLYTNQANRYNWDGSPRSCSVCSPISDYRFDECSWSGTSADVLDSSGNGYNGTAFNNLTTVSGGKICRGTTLNGTSQYVTIPAAAANILRDTSSLSFWLNTTQVGNNTNWLAPGIIGIEQSGGQNDIFWGWIDNSGKIGFNAKGDGTQAKSTIAINDGTWRHFVLTRDASSGELQIYINGNLNATGTGGTGTIGNAFSTLGRIEDTGGSPKYLMGSLDEVKIFNYILSPSDISTIYTNEASGYNYNSSTLRTCTFCGTSECTTFQYDLYHRIDPAMSPSNRLHTRIANIAFDVNATVACTNAGDIPSRKITKIYAVNGATCPATSTGLPILWSGSIDINQTNPMITIPSLNSTKAYSNIKLMVETNASELNCSSDTMSIRPSGYSFSASTIKAGESVTMSAQNGGGNYNGITSITTALQSPNSNCTTQNTFLSAIEPYSLVFATDVNSSTLTARDIGSINVFAKDNTWTQTDQTGTTWDCIANSNTTALDSYGLGRLGCDVNATLSLTINPYELKTTLNSFKTPLSTPFNWLYLDSSRTQNIEINTTIEALSKDSVTVTKNFSDNCAGGTVPQGYYFTAAGTYPSDVNVSLRASTGSTSAIADTNRSYVTLFNTQYFSITNSSFKNGDANLSLKFNFLRSPSLPYNPFILTLKDIKTSYNGGVIDLNASGLDKNATFIYGRVRAYDITTNEASAPNPIEFEVYSTVTTGYVSGMPQNILHWYRNLNHDSAEVGNIIQGGFIAGGNDIDVSSLPIDGLQKVTVTSAHDQTVHLDIPQWLWYSSKYNYSYALGSECSQHPCFNYDYTDISGGLKGVNSGTFEGSDFNMTPAKNITNKGVKLFR; this comes from the coding sequence ATGAGTATATTTCGGCTGCTGTTGCTCATCGCTATCGCCTATTCAACCGGAGTTGGAGATGATGTTTGTTCTCCTAACTTTAGGTATACGTTTTCAGCTACTTCCACAACTTACAATTATTCGCAGTCGGATAGTATTTCAGGGAACGGAAACACAGACAAATTCTATTTTAATACCACAACAGCGGGACGCTTGGATATAAGCATTACCGGTAATGTAGCCTTTAGCGGATCTCAAAACTCCGCTACCTGTCCAACCAGCAGCGGAGGGGTCACAAATGCAACGTACTCTTTCATGTTTCCAGGAGATGTGAATCTCATGGTGTATAACACGAGAAACGGTAAACAGACATATACCATTTCAGCCACATTTACACCAATCATTCCAAGAGCCGAATACCGGATGGACCGATGCCATTGGAACAGTACCGATACATTCACCGATCAGGGAGGAACGTATACCGGAACCGCCAATTCTCTCCTCGTCAACAGCGGAAAAGTCTGCCAGGGAGGCGATTTCTCAACTGATGGAAACACTGATTACGTCAATCTTCCGTCCAGTCTTCTATCCGGTGTCAGCGATCTGACACTCAGCTTTTGGATAAAAGCTTCCAGCACAGGAGGACGACAGCAAATCATCGATGGTGTCCGGGCAACACCTCTGAATCTATTAAACCCTTTTGTAGACGAATTTGGAGTGTATTTGAACAGCAACAATCAGCTCGGAGTTTCTGTCAAAGACACATCCCAAACATTTTCTCTGAACACGAATGAGCTCACCAATAGCACCTGGGATCATATTGCATTAACACGTAGCGGAAGCAATGTATGTCTTTACATCAACGGTTCACAAAAAAGTTGTAAAACTTATCCGACAGGGTCATTAAACATCGACTCAAATCAATTAGTTCTGGGACAAAGATATTCCTATTCTTCTTTGTTAATTCTATTTTCACATTTATATTTTGATAAAACTTACGATTATCAGGGTATCATGGATGAGATGACCGTCTTTAACAGTGCATTCACAGCATCCCAAATACAATCACTCTATACCAATCAGGCCAACAGATACAATTGGGATGGATCGCCCAGAAGCTGTTCTGTATGTTCTCCGATTTCAGACTACCGTTTCGATGAATGCTCGTGGAGCGGTACGTCTGCTGATGTGCTGGACTCGAGTGGAAACGGATACAACGGCACCGCATTCAACAATCTTACCACCGTATCGGGGGGAAAAATTTGCCGGGGAACGACACTCAACGGGACCAGCCAATATGTCACAATCCCAGCTGCCGCAGCAAACATCCTCAGAGATACCTCATCACTGAGTTTCTGGCTTAATACGACTCAAGTCGGAAACAATACCAACTGGCTTGCTCCTGGCATCATCGGTATTGAACAATCGGGAGGTCAAAACGACATTTTTTGGGGTTGGATTGACAACAGTGGAAAAATCGGGTTCAATGCAAAAGGTGACGGAACTCAAGCTAAATCAACGATTGCCATTAATGACGGGACATGGCGACATTTTGTCCTGACACGGGATGCTTCCAGCGGTGAACTGCAAATCTACATCAATGGCAATCTGAACGCGACAGGAACCGGAGGAACCGGAACGATAGGAAATGCTTTTAGCACTCTCGGCCGAATCGAAGACACCGGCGGTTCACCCAAATATTTAATGGGCAGCCTTGACGAAGTCAAAATCTTCAATTACATCCTATCTCCTTCGGACATCAGCACCATTTACACGAATGAAGCATCAGGATATAACTACAATAGTTCCACTCTTCGTACGTGTACCTTTTGTGGAACATCCGAATGCACCACGTTCCAATACGACCTCTATCATCGCATCGATCCGGCAATGTCCCCAAGTAATCGCCTCCATACCCGTATTGCCAACATCGCATTCGACGTCAATGCTACCGTCGCATGTACCAATGCCGGAGACATTCCCTCTCGTAAGATCACCAAGATCTATGCAGTTAACGGGGCAACATGTCCAGCTACATCAACAGGACTTCCGATTTTATGGAGCGGTTCTATTGATATCAACCAAACAAATCCGATGATTACAATCCCTTCCCTCAATTCAACAAAAGCCTATTCCAATATCAAACTTATGGTTGAAACCAATGCCAGTGAACTCAACTGTTCCAGCGATACAATGTCTATCCGCCCTTCAGGCTATTCGTTCTCTGCTTCGACCATCAAAGCCGGTGAAAGCGTCACCATGTCAGCTCAAAACGGAGGCGGAAACTATAACGGCATAACCAGTATTACAACGGCACTCCAAAGTCCCAATTCCAACTGTACAACCCAAAATACATTTTTATCCGCGATCGAGCCATACAGTCTTGTGTTTGCCACTGACGTAAACAGCTCTACCCTCACGGCCCGTGACATTGGATCTATCAATGTGTTTGCCAAGGACAACACATGGACACAGACGGATCAAACCGGTACAACATGGGACTGTATCGCCAACAGCAATACAACGGCACTCGATAGTTACGGTCTTGGACGGTTGGGGTGTGACGTCAACGCAACTCTTTCCCTCACAATCAACCCTTATGAACTCAAAACAACCCTGAACAGTTTCAAAACGCCTCTTTCTACTCCCTTCAACTGGCTCTATCTCGACTCTAGCCGTACCCAGAACATCGAAATAAATACCACAATCGAAGCACTAAGCAAAGACAGTGTCACGGTGACTAAAAACTTCAGTGACAATTGTGCAGGTGGAACGGTGCCGCAGGGGTACTATTTCACTGCTGCCGGGACCTATCCATCAGATGTAAACGTTTCACTCCGCGCCTCGACCGGATCTACCTCTGCGATTGCCGATACAAACAGAAGCTACGTAACGCTGTTCAATACTCAGTATTTTTCGATCACAAACAGTTCGTTTAAAAATGGAGATGCCAACCTTTCCCTCAAATTTAATTTTCTTCGCTCACCAAGCCTCCCGTATAACCCTTTTATCTTGACGCTGAAGGATATCAAGACAAGTTACAATGGTGGAGTAATCGATCTTAACGCTTCGGGACTGGATAAAAATGCCACTTTCATTTACGGCCGAGTACGTGCCTATGATATTACGACCAATGAAGCTTCCGCACCGAATCCTATCGAGTTTGAAGTCTATAGCACTGTCACAACTGGATATGTGAGCGGAATGCCCCAAAATATCCTCCACTGGTACCGAAACCTCAATCACGACTCCGCTGAAGTGGGGAATATCATACAAGGAGGATTCATCGCCGGAGGAAATGATATCGATGTCTCTTCATTGCCTATCGACGGGCTGCAAAAAGTCACCGTGACTTCAGCTCATGATCAGACCGTCCATTTGGATATCCCTCAATGGCTGTGGTACTCTTCCAAATACAATTACAGTTATGCCCTCGGTAGTGAATGCAGCCAACACCCGTGTTTCAATTATGACTATACCGATATAAGCGGTGGACTCAAAGGTGTCAATAGCGGTACATTTGAAGGAAGTGATTTTAATATGACCCCTGCCAAAAACATCACCAACAAAGGGGTAAAACTCTTTCGATGA
- the leuA gene encoding 2-isopropylmalate synthase: MKHASAGKYRPYPQVDLPNRVWPSRTITHAPIWCSVDLRDGNQALITPMNLDQKLSLFKLLLKLGFKNIEVGFPSASKVEFDFLRTLVEQKLIPDDVTVQVLVQAREHLIDKTFEALAGVKKAIVHLYNSTSVAQRKIVFGKEQDEIVALALEGVDMVKARAEKHDGEIMLEYSPESFTGTELEFAARICNAVTDRWEISASRKVVINLPATVEMATPNVYADQIEWMSRHLTNREHVLISTHTHNDRGTSVAATELALLAGADRVEGTLLSNGERTGNVDIITLALNMYTQGVDPELDFSDLETVVRIVEECTDMKTHERHPYVGELVYTAFSGSHQDAINKGLAYQRAKEDAFWEVPYLPIDPQDVGRNYEGIIRINSQSGKGGVAYVLEDKFEYSLPKKMHPEIGRIVQQVTDEAGRELTADEILEIFEKTYFGEPHDIEFVDYSVISESAKDKLVKCVLEYTHNGKTIRSEGQGNGPIDACKNALMQEYSHNFKVLSYSEHSRGELSSAEAVAYIEIQTESLEKFFGVGCDNDITVASIKAMFSALNRAFS, translated from the coding sequence ATGAAACACGCATCCGCGGGCAAATACCGCCCTTATCCACAAGTTGATTTGCCAAACCGAGTTTGGCCATCTCGTACCATCACGCACGCCCCAATCTGGTGCAGTGTCGATCTTCGCGACGGAAACCAGGCGTTGATCACACCGATGAATTTGGATCAAAAACTTTCTCTTTTCAAACTCTTGCTGAAACTCGGATTTAAAAATATTGAAGTGGGATTCCCGTCCGCATCGAAGGTCGAATTTGACTTTTTGCGTACCTTGGTAGAGCAAAAATTGATTCCCGATGACGTGACGGTTCAGGTTCTCGTTCAGGCTCGGGAACACTTGATCGACAAGACGTTCGAAGCATTGGCGGGAGTCAAAAAAGCGATCGTCCATTTGTATAATTCGACGTCGGTCGCCCAGCGCAAGATCGTGTTCGGAAAAGAACAGGACGAGATTGTCGCATTGGCACTCGAAGGTGTCGATATGGTCAAAGCCCGTGCGGAAAAACACGACGGCGAGATCATGCTTGAATACTCTCCGGAGAGTTTTACGGGGACGGAGTTGGAATTTGCTGCCCGTATTTGTAATGCCGTGACGGATCGTTGGGAAATCAGTGCAAGCCGAAAAGTGGTGATCAACTTGCCTGCGACAGTCGAGATGGCGACACCGAACGTGTATGCCGATCAAATCGAGTGGATGAGCCGTCATTTGACGAATCGTGAGCACGTATTGATCTCGACGCACACCCACAATGACCGCGGAACCTCGGTTGCGGCGACGGAACTTGCATTGTTAGCAGGGGCAGACCGTGTCGAGGGGACATTGCTCAGCAACGGCGAGCGTACCGGAAACGTCGATATCATCACCTTGGCATTGAACATGTACACCCAAGGGGTTGATCCGGAGTTGGATTTCAGCGATTTGGAAACCGTCGTTCGCATCGTCGAAGAGTGCACCGATATGAAGACCCATGAGCGTCATCCGTATGTCGGAGAGTTGGTCTATACGGCGTTTTCAGGATCGCACCAAGATGCGATTAACAAAGGGTTGGCGTATCAGCGTGCCAAAGAGGATGCGTTCTGGGAAGTGCCGTACTTGCCGATCGACCCTCAGGATGTCGGCCGCAATTACGAGGGGATTATCCGTATCAATTCCCAATCGGGCAAAGGGGGCGTAGCCTATGTCCTCGAAGACAAATTCGAGTACTCGCTTCCGAAAAAAATGCATCCGGAAATCGGACGTATCGTTCAGCAGGTGACCGATGAAGCTGGGCGCGAGCTTACCGCAGATGAAATTTTAGAAATTTTCGAGAAGACCTATTTCGGCGAACCGCACGACATCGAGTTTGTTGATTATTCGGTCATTTCGGAGAGTGCGAAAGACAAATTGGTCAAATGTGTCCTCGAATATACCCATAACGGTAAGACGATCCGAAGCGAAGGACAGGGGAACGGTCCGATCGATGCGTGTAAAAATGCCCTGATGCAGGAGTATTCGCACAATTTTAAAGTCCTCTCCTACAGCGAGCATTCGCGAGGGGAGCTTTCCAGCGCCGAAGCGGTCGCTTATATCGAGATCCAAACGGAAAGTCTGGAGAAATTTTTCGGAGTCGGATGCGATAACGATATCACCGTTGCTTCGATCAAAGCGATGTTCAGCGCTCTCAATCGGGCATTTTCGTAA
- a CDS encoding DUF2442 domain-containing protein, which translates to MIYLKKLGRHILETEITNISPNGVWILTDGKELFMSFETFPWFKDASIAKIANVESYSNGHLYWPDLDIDLTVDIIEHPERFPLIAS; encoded by the coding sequence TTGATTTATTTAAAAAAGCTTGGGAGGCACATTTTGGAAACTGAAATCACCAACATTTCCCCTAACGGCGTATGGATTCTAACTGATGGTAAAGAGCTATTTATGTCTTTTGAAACATTCCCGTGGTTTAAAGACGCTTCTATAGCCAAGATTGCTAATGTCGAGAGCTATTCAAACGGTCATTTATACTGGCCAGATTTAGATATCGACCTCACCGTTGATATTATCGAACATCCTGAACGGTTTCCACTGATTGCGTCGTAA